The following coding sequences are from one Pasteurellaceae bacterium RH1A window:
- a CDS encoding YnbE family lipoprotein, whose amino-acid sequence MMKPVCFAIFCLVLTACTPKVQLETPKEGITINMNVVVDHKIEVKMDKESRAVIGRVIEQE is encoded by the coding sequence ATAATGAAACCCGTATGTTTTGCAATTTTTTGCTTAGTTTTAACCGCTTGCACCCCCAAGGTTCAGCTAGAAACCCCCAAGGAGGGCATCACCATCAATATGAATGTGGTGGTGGATCATAAAATTGAGGTCAAGATGGACAAGGAATCCCGTGCGGTGATTGGCCGGGTGATAGAGCAGGAGTAA
- a CDS encoding peptide transporter encodes MKLTTKLSFVAASLLFATAAQAADKTLHYCTQRSPQAFSPVLVMDGTSYNASSQMVYNRLVEFKRGSTEIEPALAESWTVSEDGLEYNFKLRQGVKFHANKDFKPSRDLNADDVVFSFNRQLDPNHPFHKVSNATYPYFRSMKFDKLLKSVEKVDDANVKITLNKPDATFLSSLGMDFTSIYSAEYAEFANKQGKPELIDTTPIGTGPFIFDRYQVDQKARYFTNKDYWNGRADFDQILLEIVPDATTRSAKLQKGECDLIEFPNQADLAAMEKDPNIKLHKQAGMNVSYIAFNNEKTPFDNVKVRQALNMAVDKKAIIDVVYLGAGLPAKNPLAPTVWGYNDNIEPYPHDIEKAKALLAEAGFPNGFETTLWVQPVVRSSNPNPRRLAELIQADWEKIGVKAKLETIDWADYTKRGRAGDFPAAIYGWSGDNGDPDNFLSPLLSTGNIGNSNYARFSNKDYDAILDKAITLSDKAERTKLYEQAQEIIKEQAPWIPVAHSVNIMPTTKRVNDYKQSPFGYTYLYGIKLDDK; translated from the coding sequence ATGAAATTAACCACAAAACTTTCTTTTGTTGCAGCGTCACTCTTATTTGCAACCGCTGCCCAAGCCGCAGACAAGACCCTACACTACTGCACCCAGCGTTCCCCACAGGCCTTTAGCCCTGTCCTGGTGATGGATGGCACGTCTTACAATGCCAGTTCACAAATGGTTTATAACCGGTTGGTTGAGTTTAAACGTGGATCGACTGAAATTGAGCCGGCCTTGGCAGAAAGCTGGACGGTCAGCGAAGATGGCCTTGAGTATAACTTCAAACTCCGTCAAGGTGTTAAATTCCACGCCAACAAGGATTTCAAACCAAGCCGTGATTTAAATGCGGACGATGTGGTCTTCTCCTTCAACCGCCAGTTAGATCCTAACCACCCTTTCCACAAGGTTTCTAATGCTACTTATCCATACTTCCGTTCCATGAAGTTTGATAAGCTCTTGAAATCCGTGGAAAAAGTGGATGATGCCAATGTGAAAATCACCCTGAACAAGCCTGATGCCACCTTCCTCTCCAGCCTAGGTATGGACTTCACCTCCATCTACTCGGCTGAATATGCGGAATTTGCCAACAAACAAGGCAAACCAGAGTTAATCGACACCACCCCAATCGGCACAGGCCCATTTATCTTTGACCGCTATCAAGTGGATCAAAAAGCCCGTTACTTCACCAACAAGGACTACTGGAACGGCCGTGCTGACTTCGACCAAATCTTGCTCGAAATCGTGCCAGACGCCACCACCCGTTCAGCCAAATTACAAAAAGGCGAGTGTGACTTAATTGAATTCCCCAACCAGGCAGACCTAGCTGCCATGGAGAAAGATCCTAACATCAAGCTCCACAAACAAGCGGGTATGAATGTGTCTTATATTGCATTCAACAATGAAAAAACCCCATTTGATAATGTCAAAGTTCGTCAGGCTCTCAATATGGCCGTGGACAAAAAAGCCATTATTGATGTAGTTTACTTAGGAGCAGGTCTCCCAGCCAAAAACCCACTGGCACCAACCGTTTGGGGCTATAACGACAACATCGAGCCATACCCACACGACATTGAAAAAGCCAAGGCATTACTAGCCGAAGCAGGCTTCCCGAACGGCTTTGAAACCACCCTTTGGGTTCAACCGGTAGTACGTTCTTCTAACCCTAACCCACGCCGCTTGGCCGAACTTATCCAGGCTGACTGGGAAAAAATCGGCGTCAAAGCCAAGTTAGAAACCATCGACTGGGCAGACTACACCAAGCGTGGCCGTGCTGGTGACTTCCCTGCGGCCATCTACGGCTGGTCTGGCGATAATGGTGACCCAGATAACTTCTTGTCTCCACTGCTTTCAACAGGCAACATTGGCAACAGCAACTACGCCCGTTTCAGCAACAAGGACTACGATGCCATCTTAGACAAGGCCATCACCTTATCTGACAAGGCTGAACGCACCAAGCTCTACGAGCAAGCTCAAGAAATCATCAAAGAGCAGGCCCCGTGGATCCCAGTTGCTCACTCGGTCAATATCATGCCAACCACCAAGCGGGTGAATGATTATAAACAAAGCCCATTCGGCTATACCTACCTATACGGTATTAAATTAGACGATAAATAG
- a CDS encoding redox-regulated ATPase YchF — MGFKCGIVGLPNVGKSTLFNALTKAGIEAANYPFCTIEPNTGVVPMPDPRLDALAEIVKPERVLPTTMEFVDIAGLVAGASKGEGLGNKFLANIRETDAIGHVVRCFENDDIVHVAGKIDPLDDIDTINTELALADLDSCERAIQRLQKRAKGGDKEAKFELSIMEKILPVLENAGMIRSVGLDKDELHAIKGYNFLTLKPTMYIANVNEDGFDNNPYLDRVREIAEKEGAVVVPVCAAIESEIAELDDEEKVEFLQDLGIEEPGLNRVIRAGYALLNLQTYFTAGVKEVRAWTVSVGATAPKAAAVIHTDFEKGFIRAEVIAYDDFVQYKGEAGAKEAGKWRLEGKDYIVQDGDVMHFRFNV, encoded by the coding sequence ATGGGATTTAAATGTGGTATCGTGGGTTTACCTAATGTTGGGAAATCTACCCTTTTTAATGCACTGACCAAGGCGGGGATTGAAGCCGCCAACTATCCGTTCTGTACTATCGAACCAAACACAGGTGTGGTACCTATGCCAGACCCACGTTTAGACGCCTTGGCGGAGATCGTCAAGCCTGAACGTGTCCTGCCAACCACCATGGAATTTGTGGATATTGCAGGCTTAGTAGCTGGTGCTAGCAAGGGCGAGGGCCTAGGCAATAAGTTCTTGGCCAATATTCGTGAAACCGATGCCATCGGCCATGTGGTGCGTTGCTTTGAGAACGATGATATTGTCCATGTTGCTGGTAAGATCGACCCGCTGGACGACATCGACACCATCAACACCGAATTGGCTCTGGCCGACCTAGACTCCTGCGAGCGGGCCATTCAACGCCTGCAAAAACGGGCCAAGGGTGGCGATAAGGAAGCCAAGTTTGAGCTGTCTATCATGGAAAAAATCCTGCCTGTGCTGGAAAATGCCGGCATGATCCGCTCCGTTGGTTTGGATAAGGACGAACTCCACGCCATCAAGGGCTATAACTTTCTCACCCTCAAGCCAACCATGTACATTGCCAATGTTAATGAAGATGGCTTTGATAACAACCCTTACCTAGACCGCGTGCGTGAAATCGCCGAAAAAGAAGGGGCAGTCGTGGTACCAGTTTGTGCCGCTATTGAGTCGGAAATTGCCGAATTAGACGATGAAGAAAAGGTCGAATTCTTGCAAGACTTGGGCATTGAAGAGCCAGGCCTTAACCGAGTGATTCGTGCAGGCTATGCTTTACTGAATCTGCAAACCTACTTTACCGCTGGCGTAAAAGAAGTACGGGCTTGGACAGTCTCTGTTGGGGCAACCGCACCAAAAGCAGCCGCTGTTATCCACACCGACTTTGAAAAGGGCTTTATCCGGGCTGAAGTGATTGCCTACGACGACTTCGTGCAATACAAGGGCGAGGCCGGAGCCAAGGAAGCCGGCAAATGGCGCTTGGAAGGCAAGGACTACATCGTTCAAGACGGCGATGTGATGCACTTCCGTTTTAATGTTTAA
- a CDS encoding aminoacyl-tRNA hydrolase, producing MSQIKLIVGLANPGAKYEGTRHNAGEWLINELARMYGVSLKEEPKFFGKLAKINTQAGEVRLLVPTTFMNLSGKAVGALANFYRIKPEEILVAHDELDLPPGVAKIKQGGGHGGHNGLKDIIAALGNNNNFYRVRIAIGHPGDRNLVSNYVLGKPSPDDQRLIDAAVDEASRCVELIFSEGMVKATNRLNGFKA from the coding sequence GTGTCGCAAATTAAATTAATCGTGGGCCTGGCCAACCCAGGGGCCAAATATGAGGGCACCCGCCACAATGCTGGCGAATGGCTTATCAATGAACTGGCCCGCATGTATGGTGTCAGCCTCAAAGAGGAACCCAAATTCTTTGGCAAGCTGGCCAAAATCAACACCCAGGCAGGAGAAGTTCGCCTCTTGGTTCCAACCACCTTTATGAACCTAAGTGGTAAGGCGGTCGGAGCCTTGGCCAATTTCTATCGGATCAAACCTGAGGAAATCTTAGTAGCTCACGATGAGTTAGATCTGCCCCCTGGTGTGGCCAAGATCAAACAAGGCGGTGGCCACGGGGGCCATAATGGGCTTAAAGACATTATTGCAGCCTTAGGCAATAACAATAACTTCTACCGAGTGCGGATTGCCATCGGCCACCCGGGAGACCGGAATTTGGTGTCTAACTATGTGTTAGGTAAGCCTTCTCCCGATGATCAGCGGTTGATTGATGCGGCGGTTGATGAGGCAAGTCGCTGTGTTGAGCTGATTTTTAGCGAAGGCATGGTTAAGGCGACTAATCGGCTTAATGGTTTTAAGGCCTAA
- a CDS encoding DNA topoisomerase IV subunit B, which yields MTEKRYGADEITVLKDLEPVQLRPGMYTDTTRPNHLGQEVIDNSVDEALAGFATQIDVILHEDNSLEVIDNGRGMPVDIHSTEKISGVELILTKLHAGGKFSNQNYNFSGGLHGVGISVVNALSSRVEVSVKRGGQVYAIAFENGAKVEELTVVGTCPKRQTGTTVRFYPNAKYFDSAKFSVSRLRHLLKAKAVLCPKLKIIFVDKINKNEETWFYEDGLAAYLAEALEGYETLPEKPFIGDLKGETETVSWALCWMPEGELLAESYVNLIPTPQGGTHVNGLRQGLFNAMAEFCDIHNLLPRGVKLAADDVWNRCSYVLSLKMQEPQFAGQTKERLSSRQASAYVAGALKDGFSLWLNQNVEVAKQLAELAINSAQNRLKNEKKVVRKKLVSGPALPGKLADCLSQDLSKTELFLVEGDSAGGSAKQARDKDYQAILPLRGKILNTWEVASEQVLGSEEVHNIAIAMGIDPHTDDLNQLRYGKVCILADADSDGLHIATLLCALFLRHFPNLVRQGHVYVAMPPLYRINFEKGKKNEVYYALDEEEKEATLARLASLNGKVDVQRFKGLGEMNPSQLRETTMDPNTRRLVQLTFEEAESEENASTFELMDMLLAKKRSEDRKNWLQERGNEADLGV from the coding sequence ATGACCGAAAAGCGTTATGGTGCTGATGAAATTACCGTTTTAAAAGATCTGGAGCCGGTGCAACTTCGACCGGGCATGTACACCGATACCACCCGCCCCAACCATTTAGGCCAAGAGGTCATTGATAACAGTGTCGATGAGGCCCTGGCCGGCTTTGCTACCCAGATCGATGTGATCCTGCATGAAGATAACTCCTTGGAAGTCATTGATAACGGCCGGGGTATGCCGGTGGATATTCACTCCACAGAAAAGATCTCGGGTGTGGAACTGATCCTAACCAAGCTGCATGCAGGCGGTAAGTTTTCCAACCAAAATTACAACTTTTCAGGCGGCCTGCACGGGGTGGGGATCTCGGTGGTTAATGCCCTCTCTTCTCGGGTAGAAGTCAGCGTAAAACGGGGCGGGCAGGTCTATGCCATTGCCTTTGAAAACGGGGCCAAGGTGGAAGAATTGACCGTGGTCGGCACCTGCCCCAAACGCCAGACTGGCACGACGGTTCGCTTCTATCCTAACGCCAAATACTTTGATTCAGCCAAGTTCTCGGTCAGCCGCCTCCGCCACCTGCTCAAGGCCAAGGCGGTGCTCTGCCCTAAACTTAAGATCATCTTTGTCGATAAGATCAACAAGAATGAGGAAACCTGGTTCTATGAAGATGGCCTGGCCGCTTATTTGGCCGAGGCCCTAGAGGGCTATGAAACCCTGCCCGAAAAACCCTTTATTGGTGATTTAAAAGGCGAAACTGAAACGGTTAGCTGGGCCCTATGCTGGATGCCAGAGGGCGAGCTCTTGGCTGAAAGCTATGTCAATCTTATTCCAACGCCTCAAGGCGGCACCCACGTCAATGGCCTACGCCAGGGGCTTTTTAATGCCATGGCGGAATTTTGTGATATTCACAACCTCCTGCCCCGTGGGGTCAAGTTGGCGGCTGATGATGTTTGGAACCGCTGTTCCTATGTGCTTTCACTTAAAATGCAGGAGCCGCAATTTGCCGGCCAAACCAAGGAAAGACTTTCCTCCCGCCAGGCCTCAGCCTATGTGGCCGGAGCCCTCAAAGACGGCTTTAGCCTCTGGCTCAACCAAAATGTGGAAGTGGCCAAGCAGCTGGCAGAACTGGCCATCAATTCAGCCCAAAACCGCCTGAAAAATGAAAAGAAAGTGGTGCGGAAAAAACTGGTCAGCGGCCCTGCCCTGCCGGGTAAACTAGCAGATTGTTTATCCCAAGATTTAAGCAAGACCGAGCTATTTTTAGTGGAGGGCGATTCTGCGGGCGGTTCAGCCAAGCAGGCCCGGGACAAGGACTATCAAGCCATCCTGCCCCTGCGGGGTAAGATCCTCAACACTTGGGAAGTGGCTTCTGAACAGGTTTTAGGATCTGAAGAAGTGCATAACATCGCCATCGCCATGGGGATTGACCCCCACACAGACGATCTCAACCAACTGCGTTATGGCAAGGTCTGTATCCTGGCCGATGCCGACTCGGACGGCCTGCACATTGCCACCCTGCTCTGTGCCCTCTTCCTCCGCCACTTCCCTAACCTGGTTCGCCAGGGCCATGTTTATGTGGCCATGCCGCCTCTTTATCGGATCAACTTTGAAAAGGGCAAGAAGAACGAGGTTTACTACGCCCTAGACGAGGAGGAAAAAGAAGCGACCTTGGCACGGCTGGCCAGCCTCAATGGCAAGGTGGATGTACAACGCTTTAAGGGCTTGGGTGAGATGAACCCTTCCCAACTGCGGGAAACCACCATGGATCCTAATACCCGCCGTTTAGTACAGCTAACTTTTGAAGAAGCTGAAAGCGAAGAAAATGCTTCCACCTTTGAATTGATGGATATGCTCCTGGCCAAGAAACGCTCGGAAGATCGTAAGAACTGGTTGCAGGAAAGGGGTAATGAGGCGGATTTAGGAGTATAA
- a CDS encoding 30S ribosomal protein S2, whose amino-acid sequence MAQVSMLDMLNAGVHFGHQTRYWNPKMKPFIFGARNGVHIINLEKTLPLFNEALAELTRVASNNGKILFVGTKRAASDAVKAAAIEAGQFYVNHRWLGGMLTNWKTVRQSIKRLKDLEAQTQDGTFEKITKKEALMRTRELEKLELSLGGIKDMNGLPDAIFVIGADHEHIAIKEANNLGIPVIAIVDTNSTPDGVNYVIPGNDDATRAIQLYLNAAVAAVKEGKGAEAVAAEAFQAEEAAE is encoded by the coding sequence ATGGCACAAGTTTCTATGCTAGATATGTTGAACGCAGGCGTTCACTTTGGTCACCAAACTCGTTACTGGAACCCGAAAATGAAACCATTCATTTTTGGTGCTCGCAACGGTGTTCACATCATCAACCTAGAAAAAACCCTTCCACTGTTCAACGAAGCCCTTGCGGAATTAACCCGTGTTGCTAGCAACAACGGTAAGATTCTTTTCGTTGGTACAAAACGTGCCGCTTCTGATGCAGTGAAAGCTGCTGCTATCGAAGCTGGTCAATTCTACGTTAACCACCGTTGGTTAGGTGGTATGTTGACTAACTGGAAAACTGTTCGTCAATCAATCAAACGTTTAAAAGATTTAGAAGCTCAAACTCAAGACGGTACTTTTGAGAAAATCACCAAAAAAGAAGCCTTAATGCGTACCCGTGAGCTTGAGAAATTAGAATTAAGCCTTGGTGGTATTAAAGATATGAACGGCTTGCCTGATGCTATCTTTGTTATCGGTGCAGACCACGAGCATATCGCCATCAAAGAAGCCAACAACCTTGGTATTCCAGTTATCGCTATCGTTGATACCAACTCAACTCCAGATGGCGTAAACTACGTTATCCCAGGTAACGATGACGCAACCCGTGCTATCCAACTTTACCTCAACGCTGCAGTAGCGGCTGTTAAAGAAGGTAAGGGTGCTGAAGCAGTTGCTGCTGAAGCCTTCCAAGCTGAAGAAGCTGCTGAGTAA
- a CDS encoding translation elongation factor Ts, whose product MAEITASLVKELRERTGAGMMECKKALVEANGDIELAIDNMRKSGQAKAAKKAGRVAAEGVILARIAAGFGVLVEMNCETDFVAKDAGFVGLANEVADFAAANKGTTIEALQAQFEEKRAALVAKIGENMNIRRVQYLEGEVIAQYLHGAKIGVLVAGQGSEEELKKVAMHVAASKPEFVNPEDVSASVVEHERQIQIEIAMNSGKPKEIAEKMVEGRMKKFTGEVSLTGQPFVMDPSQSVGDYLKSVGTSVSNFIRLEVGEGIEKVEEDFAAEVAKITGGNA is encoded by the coding sequence ATGGCTGAAATCACAGCATCATTAGTAAAAGAACTTCGTGAACGTACTGGCGCAGGCATGATGGAATGTAAAAAAGCCTTGGTTGAAGCGAACGGCGACATCGAATTAGCCATCGACAACATGCGTAAATCAGGCCAAGCCAAAGCGGCTAAGAAAGCTGGCCGTGTAGCTGCTGAAGGTGTGATCCTTGCCCGTATCGCAGCTGGTTTCGGTGTGCTTGTTGAAATGAACTGCGAAACTGACTTCGTAGCCAAAGACGCAGGCTTTGTTGGCCTTGCTAACGAAGTAGCTGATTTTGCCGCTGCCAACAAAGGTACTACTATCGAAGCCCTTCAAGCCCAATTTGAAGAAAAACGTGCTGCTTTAGTTGCTAAGATCGGTGAAAACATGAACATCCGTCGTGTTCAATACCTTGAAGGCGAGGTTATCGCTCAATACTTACACGGTGCGAAAATCGGTGTGTTAGTAGCCGGTCAAGGTTCTGAAGAAGAACTTAAGAAAGTAGCAATGCACGTTGCCGCTTCTAAACCAGAATTCGTAAACCCTGAAGATGTATCTGCTTCTGTGGTTGAGCACGAGCGTCAAATCCAAATCGAAATCGCCATGAACTCTGGTAAACCAAAAGAAATCGCAGAGAAAATGGTTGAAGGCCGTATGAAGAAATTCACTGGTGAAGTTTCTCTAACAGGTCAGCCATTCGTAATGGATCCATCCCAATCTGTAGGCGACTACCTCAAGTCAGTAGGTACTTCAGTTTCTAACTTCATCCGTTTAGAAGTGGGTGAAGGTATCGAGAAAGTTGAAGAAGATTTCGCTGCTGAAGTGGCTAAAATCACTGGCGGTAACGCTTAA
- a CDS encoding carbonate dehydratase translates to MQFNQHHCKINFAAGLVVFLVALPLCLGIALASGAPPLSGIVSGIIGGIIIGFLSSSHISVSGPAAGLAAIVFMAIQQLGSFELFLCAVVIAGALQLLLGLLRAGSIAEYIPIAVIEGMLAGIGVIIVFKQLPYALGISHLADIHHLHWGAAIIALISLAILIVWEKVPVLARLKLLPSALFAVLVAILLNFFWQQAGSFLEVSANQRVNLPIPDHWQDLTSLLAFPNLKGFFLPETWITGVTIAIVASLETLLCIEASDRIDPYRRITDNNQELKAQGIGNMVCGLIGGLPVTSVIVRSSANVTAGATHKTATITHGVLLLICVLSMPLVLNQIPLAALAAVLILVGYKLAKPQTLLHFWHKGPYQFVPFLATMLAVVCLDLLKGVGIGLLISVFFILQGNMKRAYYLSREELENAHEITLDLAEEVSFLNKAAIKKTLKNIQPKSKLIINAQRTSYISTDVLELIEDFINYTAKEREIQVEILGFKHHYDKKQASHIHIGHRGRL, encoded by the coding sequence ATGCAGTTCAACCAACATCATTGTAAAATCAATTTTGCCGCAGGTTTAGTGGTCTTTCTTGTCGCCCTGCCACTTTGTTTGGGCATTGCCCTAGCTTCAGGCGCCCCACCGCTGTCAGGCATTGTGTCTGGCATTATTGGTGGCATTATTATTGGCTTCTTAAGCTCTTCCCATATTAGCGTATCAGGCCCTGCGGCCGGCCTGGCAGCCATTGTTTTTATGGCCATTCAGCAACTGGGTTCCTTTGAACTCTTTCTCTGTGCCGTGGTGATTGCCGGTGCCCTACAGCTGCTCCTGGGCCTCTTGCGGGCGGGCAGTATCGCTGAATATATTCCCATTGCGGTGATTGAAGGGATGCTGGCAGGCATTGGGGTGATCATTGTCTTTAAACAGCTGCCTTATGCCCTAGGTATCAGCCACTTAGCGGATATTCATCACCTACATTGGGGGGCAGCTATTATCGCTCTGATTTCTCTAGCCATTTTGATTGTTTGGGAAAAAGTGCCTGTGCTGGCTAGGTTAAAATTGCTGCCTTCCGCCCTGTTTGCGGTGTTGGTTGCTATTTTGCTCAACTTTTTTTGGCAACAAGCGGGCAGTTTTCTTGAAGTTTCTGCAAATCAGCGGGTCAATCTGCCCATTCCTGACCACTGGCAGGATCTGACCTCCCTGCTTGCCTTCCCTAACCTAAAAGGCTTTTTTCTTCCTGAAACCTGGATAACCGGGGTGACCATTGCCATTGTGGCCTCGCTTGAAACCCTGCTTTGTATTGAGGCTTCTGACCGCATCGACCCCTATCGCCGCATTACCGACAATAATCAAGAACTCAAGGCTCAAGGCATCGGCAATATGGTCTGTGGCTTGATTGGTGGCCTGCCGGTGACTTCGGTAATTGTGCGTTCTTCCGCCAATGTAACGGCAGGTGCAACCCATAAAACCGCCACCATCACCCACGGGGTTCTGCTCTTGATTTGTGTTTTGAGTATGCCCTTGGTTCTCAACCAAATCCCCCTTGCTGCCTTGGCGGCCGTACTCATTTTGGTGGGCTATAAACTGGCCAAGCCCCAAACCTTACTCCACTTTTGGCACAAGGGGCCTTATCAATTTGTACCGTTCTTGGCCACCATGCTGGCGGTGGTTTGCCTTGATCTCCTCAAGGGCGTGGGTATTGGCCTGCTGATTAGCGTGTTCTTTATTTTGCAGGGCAATATGAAACGGGCTTATTATTTGAGCCGTGAGGAATTAGAAAATGCCCATGAAATCACCCTAGACCTGGCTGAAGAGGTGTCCTTTCTTAACAAGGCCGCCATTAAAAAGACCCTGAAAAATATTCAGCCCAAGAGCAAGCTCATTATCAATGCCCAACGGACGTCCTATATTTCAACCGATGTGCTGGAGTTGATCGAAGATTTTATCAACTACACAGCCAAGGAAAGGGAAATTCAGGTGGAGATCTTGGGCTTCAAACACCATTACGACAAGAAACAGGCCAGCCATATCCATATCGGCCACCGAGGGCGTTTGTAA
- a CDS encoding ferrioxamine B receptor produces the protein MKKNFIYSAVASAVALATMPVMANETEQLDEISVVGSVAKAGKVDYLDPKSVAVITSEQIAEKNYQQADEIGRYEAGMLSQPYGGDLDTNTWIRVRGFEPTVRIDGTQMYTFGFYHWQPNMYGLESVEVVKGADSLTYGTANSGGIINLISKRPHKDQVGKGELKVTLGNRNERGIAGDYTHALADNLRFRVVGDYLRRDGEPKGSYLDAYYFAPSLSWDISDKTNLTILASIQHDSGVPSSGFFPQTVALAKSLSPRTNFAQNMDEYMRRNQMTAGYEFTHKFGDGWKFNSSYKYTYSNKDQFSGSYADFSAWGMGVILSGLQIKGKIFTHTVDNRISKEWKTDRIENILTVGSDYTHAKNPSDVAYPSAAISNIYGPYPSLEMTNTTGSLNKSRQLGVYVQNQFRLDNKLIVNLGARRDYAKGEYFYGGAQSTGFDTNHTSLSGGLMYVTDLGLAPFYNYSEAFRPLEGAVDSAGNVYNYKPYESRQHEVGFKYLPSFVNGQFSLAYFDLEEKNALVSLPGYQYQVQTGKANSKGVEVQTDLNITDNLSTTLAYTYMKATTTGTEKVRKAIYPRHTYSAFVNYAFNDTALAGLKVGAGVRYVGSSTNGSTTATEYVPAYTLVDLMAKYDINQNWAVQVNASNLANKKYVSACDASYCYRGEGRRVTGNLTYKF, from the coding sequence ATGAAAAAAAACTTTATTTATTCAGCAGTTGCCTCTGCGGTGGCTTTAGCAACCATGCCCGTGATGGCAAATGAAACAGAGCAACTTGATGAAATCAGTGTTGTTGGCTCTGTAGCCAAGGCTGGCAAGGTGGATTATTTAGATCCAAAATCAGTTGCTGTCATCACGAGTGAACAGATTGCAGAGAAGAACTATCAACAGGCGGATGAAATTGGTCGCTATGAAGCCGGTATGTTGAGCCAGCCTTATGGGGGCGATCTTGACACCAACACCTGGATTCGGGTTCGTGGCTTTGAACCAACGGTACGCATTGATGGTACACAAATGTATACCTTCGGCTTCTACCACTGGCAACCGAATATGTATGGCCTAGAAAGCGTAGAAGTGGTTAAGGGAGCTGATTCTTTAACCTACGGTACAGCCAATTCAGGTGGTATCATCAACCTTATCAGCAAGCGCCCTCATAAAGATCAGGTTGGCAAAGGTGAGTTAAAGGTTACTCTGGGCAACCGCAATGAGCGTGGTATTGCAGGTGACTACACCCATGCCTTAGCCGATAACCTCCGCTTTCGTGTGGTGGGTGACTACCTCCGCCGTGATGGTGAACCAAAGGGCAGCTACTTAGACGCCTACTACTTCGCCCCTAGTCTGTCTTGGGATATTAGCGATAAAACCAATTTAACCATTCTAGCCAGCATCCAGCATGACAGTGGTGTGCCATCATCAGGCTTCTTCCCACAAACCGTTGCTCTCGCTAAATCACTTTCACCACGCACCAACTTTGCCCAAAATATGGACGAATACATGCGTCGTAATCAAATGACAGCAGGCTATGAATTTACCCATAAATTTGGTGATGGCTGGAAATTTAATTCCAGCTACAAATATACCTACAGTAACAAGGATCAATTTTCTGGCTCTTACGCAGACTTTAGTGCCTGGGGCATGGGCGTGATCCTATCTGGCCTACAAATTAAGGGTAAAATTTTCACCCATACGGTCGATAACCGTATTTCTAAAGAGTGGAAGACTGATCGGATTGAGAATATTCTAACCGTGGGTTCTGACTACACCCACGCCAAAAACCCATCTGATGTAGCCTATCCAAGTGCAGCAATTAGCAATATTTATGGCCCATACCCAAGCTTAGAGATGACCAACACAACAGGTTCTCTCAACAAAAGCCGTCAGTTGGGTGTATATGTGCAAAATCAATTCCGCTTGGACAATAAGTTGATTGTCAATTTAGGGGCAAGACGTGACTACGCTAAGGGTGAGTATTTCTACGGTGGTGCACAATCAACAGGTTTCGATACTAACCACACCAGCCTTTCTGGTGGCCTTATGTATGTTACAGATCTAGGCCTGGCTCCATTCTATAACTACTCCGAAGCCTTCCGCCCGCTTGAAGGGGCAGTTGATAGTGCTGGCAATGTCTATAACTACAAGCCATACGAATCCAGACAGCACGAAGTCGGCTTTAAATACCTGCCATCCTTTGTCAATGGTCAATTCTCTCTTGCCTACTTTGATCTAGAAGAGAAAAATGCCCTAGTAAGCTTGCCTGGCTACCAATACCAGGTACAAACAGGTAAGGCTAATAGCAAAGGGGTTGAGGTTCAAACTGATTTAAATATCACAGACAATCTCTCAACCACTCTTGCCTATACCTACATGAAGGCAACCACAACAGGCACAGAAAAGGTAAGAAAGGCTATTTACCCTCGCCATACCTATTCAGCCTTTGTCAATTATGCCTTTAATGATACTGCTTTAGCAGGCTTAAAAGTGGGAGCTGGCGTTCGTTATGTGGGTTCATCAACCAATGGTTCAACCACAGCAACGGAATATGTCCCTGCCTATACTTTGGTAGATCTTATGGCCAAATATGATATTAACCAAAACTGGGCTGTTCAGGTTAATGCCTCTAACCTTGCCAACAAGAAATATGTTAGTGCATGTGATGCAAGCTACTGCTACCGTGGCGAAGGCCGCCGTGTAACGGGTAACCTCACCTACAAATTCTAA